The nucleotide sequence CAAATAAACAACCTCCCCCCAACTTTTCTGCACCATCTCCAACAAGTACTCATCTCAAGAGAAAGCTAACCTTAAAATCTCATTAATTAAAATGCTAAGTGTGCTTCTCTATTGATTTACATATTAATGTACTCAAAAAGGTATCCGCTGTTATATAAAACCTCCTGCTACATgcaagcagggctgctgctgctctggatgCAAGGTGTTCCAAGTCCCCCCCTACCTTCATGCAGGATTTGCCTCTGTCCAAGAGACAATACCTGGACTGGCTGTATCCTATCatctcccttctgctgctgctaccTCACAAGCCCAAACTTACTGTGCCAAATTCTTAACTGTTGTTTGAaacagctgcaggaaagaagtTGTCAAGGAGACAAGGGCTATTTGTAGAATAATGCAGTATGAAAAAAGCGGGAGCTGCgtggtttgttgtttgttggaATAGTAGCACAGGAAGCACAGTACTATGTCATTCacaaaaaatgctgcttttgagTTTGTGACAAACTCCCGGCCTGCTTTACAAATAAGGTGCTTGAAACCTGATCCAATTCTTGCTGGAGCATCAGCTTACACATTCCAGAACCACATTCAGATGGAGGTAGTAACTCTGCAAAATACATACCGACTGCTTCAGAGCAAGGCATTTTCTAACAGTTGAGCtaacagaggagaaaggaaagaggttCTAGCACTGCTTAGGAGGAAGCAGACATAAGACGAACAAATCTGAAGAGAAGCTGGAAAGGCAGTTACTCCCTTTCGGGCACGCATGTGTGTGCGTACAGCGATGCCTGGTTTCAGGGTGGGCTCCCAGGGCCGGGAACACCCCGCCGGGCCCGAGACAAAGGCAGGAGGAAGGCGCTGGGGCTGGGTCCCCCTAGGGCAGCACGCGAGGGCTGCGGGAAGGGAGCCAGGGCAGCGGGGACAAGGAAGGCGGCGGAGCGGGGGGGAGGCGGCGGTGGAGGCGTGCCCGGGGCGGGGAGCGAGCCGCAGCGCACGCAGGCTCGGGAGGGAGCGCGGCGGGGGCCGAGGCGGGGCCGAGCGTCGGTGCGTGCGCTCGCGAGGAGCCGGGGGAGGGCCCGAAGAGCCGCGCGGCGGTGGGAGGGCGGcggaggaagggaaggggccGAGGAGGCGGCCCCGACGGGGAAGGGCCCCTCAGAGGCTCTCACCCGCTTCCCGAAGAGCCGCGTGTGCTGCGACCAACGGCGGCGGGGGGCCGTTCCTCAGCGAGCCGCGCGCCCAGCGAACCGCCCGCCGCCATTTTGGACCCGCTCCCTCCTCCGCGGGCTCCGCCGGCCCCGACCCCCCCGCCCGCGCCCTCCCTGCGCAAAGCCCCGGGGAAAGGAGAGCGGGCGGTGCCGCGGCCCCGCACCCTGCCCGGCTTTCCTCACTCACCGCTCCACCGCCGCTGCCGTCGCCGCCGCCTCCCAGCGCAGGAGCCCCGCTCCCGCCTCGGCGCCCGCTCCGCACTTGAgggagggggcgtggccaaccgtagcgcccggccccgcccccctGGCCCGCCATCTTATTGTCAAAGCCCACAAAGGATCTCGCTCCCCGCCCCTGCTGTGCCGCCGGGGGCGGAGTTTCAGCCTCAGGCCACGCCCACAAGGCAGCCGCAGGTCTCTATTGGCTACCGCCGAATCGCGCAGGCAGCGCTCAACATTGCGATTGGCTGCGCCGTTGCCACGGCATCGAGCCGCTCCTGCCCCTCCGGCGCGGCGCACGGGAGGCTGCGGGGTTGCCATGGCGCCGGGCCCTTCCCCTCGGCCGTGAGAGGCTGGGCGGCGGGGGCAGAGGCGGAGCCCCCATTTCAAACAGCAGCCAAAGCCCCGCGGCGCAGCTGGGCTCCTGGCCACGGGCTCCGGCGAGAACAGGTTGAGACCTGGCCCGGCAGCAGCCTATGGGGCCCCCGCCCCCGGGCCGCGCTGCCCCCGCCAGGCCGGGCTGCTCCGGGCCGCCGCTTCTCTCAGGGCCGAGAGTCCCCGGCGCCTCCCGCCCCCGCAGCCCGCGGGGTGCCAGGCCTCGTGACTCCATTAGCAAGGCCTGTGGCATTTCCTGTCTGAGCCTCGCAGGCAGAGGCCGCTTCCCTCGGGTGGGGAGGGGATGGAGCTCGGTGCCCCGACAGCTCCAGCCTTCGTCTTGAGCGAACAGCCCAGCGTTTTGGACGCCTCACGCTCTGGCTTGGTGCTGCAGGACATCTGCAAGCGCTTAGCTGGCCCCAGCGCTGAGCTGCTTTCCTGGCCCTGTGAGCAGCCGGGAGGGGGGTGTGGGTTTGTCCCGGCTCCAGCTGCTCGGGACCGGCAGCTGCAGCCGAAGGTTGGGCACCGAGAGGCTCCGTGGCCCCtaggggagaaaagaaatggagaaaaggaggaggctgggcagcaggagggagcagaaAGCGGGCCTGGGGGTGAGAGTCGGTAGGGAAGGCTGTGAAACAGCAGAGAGCTACGGCTTGGTaggagaaagcaggagaaaatagCACTCGTACAAGTGAGGTCGCTCTTGGGGTGAGATATGTTAGAAAGTGCAGTATTTCCTCATGTTTTTTATGGTTTCTCATACAGCGCATCACGATGCAAAAGTACAAGTGAAGACTTTGAAAGAACAGTACCACAGAGAGAAGTGTTCCCCCTCCATCTCAACACTGACTTTTTCTAGATCAGCTGTGATGAATTCAGTATGTAATCTCACACTAAATCCTGCACGAACCCCGGAGCCTTCCTGTTGTTCCCTGCAGGATCGGTGCTATAGAAAAGCACAGTGGTACTGCTCTGACTGATGATAGCACCACCACCATATCCcctcttgtcttttctttccctcttatAGCTACGATGAGAGGAtctcaactttttttcctccctgcaaTAAATTCTCCGGTGAAACAGAGGAAGAACCAGTGAAATAAGAAGATTGCTGATAGATTTTAAAACTCAGCGTTGTTTGATCAGGAAAACTACGGAAAGTTTCTCAGGGCTTTCtttgaaaagctgagaaaacttCTGCATGCTTAGTCAAGATATGACAAAATTTGATTACTCTCAGGAGAAAACAACTCTTGCATTTCATGTATGTGAGAAACATAACTTGACAAGTCAAAAAGGAAATATCTGGACAAACTGATGCAAAACAATACAGACCAAAGTGTTTACTAGAAAGCAGACAATCTCTGGTGGGACTAAGATACtgttataaagaaaataattgaattgTAACCACAATGTGATGAAGATATCAAATTTTAGCTACATGCTAATGTTTTCCATCCACTTATTGGTTTCAGTAAACTAAATGTTAACACCAGAGTTAACAAGTGATAAATGGTAGTTGCCTAAACACTTTTATATATTGAGAAAGCTGTGTCAGCACGTGAAACCTTAGCAGGTAAGGTATTCTGCTGGCAAAAGCAGAATTGGTGCTTAAGAGTTGGAgacaaagcacagagaaaaactggaaataaatgtcTGCAGAACAATCTGATAGGGAGACTGAAATGAAGATGgcaactgctttaaaaaaataaaaaaggaaaaattattctgcTGGACTGAAATGGCAGGAGACTAAAGCCAAAGGGTATTCAGAATATGTactcagagctgctggagaaatgtGAGATCTTACACCTGGTGAGACACTGTGGTGACTTGCTTGCTGATGTAATGACCACCATGTGTGACGGGAGAAAATGATGCAAACCAGCTCAGCACATCTCTCATAGGAAGGTGGATCAGCACTGGCAGCCGGCGGAAACTTCAGGGTGTTAGTCCTGAGGGGATTTAGAAGCCCTGGCAGCCCTCTGAAAGTGTAACCGCCAAGGGGGAATCACTGAACAGGATTGCCTTGTGTGAAAGCAGCGGACAGAGGGCTGGTTTAACTGTAGTGGGCTTCACTGTGGCCTTACTGAGCTGCCCGAAGGTACAGGTCCATCCTTAGCATACGGCCCTGACCCCCATATCTCAGCTTGGCACGGATGCAGGACAGACCCGGCTTCAGTCTGTGTGAGCCACACGTGCACACCGGCTGTGCCCATGCCACCACTCAGCGGCTGCCGGAGCCGTGCTGGCAGCCGGCCctggctgtccccagccctctgctccagcagacaGCCAGCTCTCCCAGGGCCTCCTTCCCTGGCGCTGCCTGGTACCGGCTGCGTGAGCTGCGTgccatgctgctctgcaggcagccgCTGACCCTCCCAGCCCCCTTCCcgtgctgggctgtgcttgATGCCTCTGGAGCTTTGCTGCTCCTTTTGCAGAGCCCCTGCTGGGCTGGCCAGATTTTCACACATCAGCGGTGACGGGAAGGCTGCTGTAGAGTTGGACAGTGTTtataaaaccacagaaaataataGGAACTCAATGGCTGAGAGCAGGGCTGAAACCGCGCTTTTAAAGacgaaaaaaaaaaggtttgatttccagtttatttttgcagcttCGAGCTTCGTGAAGGCTCTCAGACCATGACATTTCCACATTGTAAATGattataaaaatgtgtttttaaaatagctttaaagGGTCAATGCTGTTAATACTTATGTAGGTGTACCTGCCaggttggactaaatgatctccagaggtcccttctaacccctatgattctgtgactctgtgaacAAGAGACAGAAATCCGTGCAGACTGAAGTTCCTCACTTCTGTTGGGTCACTGCGCTGATATGATTTCCAGCCCACAGAAAGGTCTCCCTGAGAGAATGTTTCATCTGCTCTGACAGGCACTGTCTCTCGCTGGGTGTTTGTATGAGGCTTACTTCCGTGTTTCTCAACCAGTGGGTTGCAAGCCTGAAGATAAAGAGGTTAGGAAAGTCAGTCAGGAGGTTGCTTCAGCTTTGAAGCAAATAGTTTGAGAGAGATAGGAGTGAGTCCTGTCCCAGTCCCAAAACTGTGACGACAATGAAGCATTTTCCACTACACCctgctgtgtggctgcagcgttttctgtctctgcttctAGGGCCCTGGGGGCCAGAAAGCTGGGCgaggagagcaggaaaatgTGTGCTTGCACTGCCGGTGCTGGGAGCCAAGCAGACATGAGTCAGCCCTGAGCTGGAAGCTGTGCAGCTGTCGTCAGTGCGGTGCTGCTGCCGAGCCCTGTCGGGAGGCAAGGTGTGCTCGTTCCAGCTCCATGCTGCACCAGCATGACCCTGTGTGGTTGGGGAAGAGTTTGGGCTGTGGTTCAGAACTGGGACAAAGCTTGCTTGCCTCTGCCTGCCAAAGACAATGTGGACGTGCTCTGAGTCTGTGTTGTTTCTCTCATAATAAATGTTTGATTGAAGCTTGTAAGttatgtt is from Numida meleagris isolate 19003 breed g44 Domestic line chromosome 6, NumMel1.0, whole genome shotgun sequence and encodes:
- the LOC110401433 gene encoding uncharacterized protein LOC110401433 isoform X1; its protein translation is MELGAPTAPAFVLSEQPSVLDASRSGLVLQDICKRLAGPSAELLSWPSHHDAKVQVKTLKEQYHREKCSPSISTLTFSRSAVMNSGPGGQKAGRGEQENVCLHCRCWEPSRHESALSWKLCSCRQCGAAAEPCREARCARSSSMLHQHDPVWLGKSLGCGSELGQSLLASACQRQCGRALSLCCFSHNKCLIEACKLCLSFFNLAQE
- the LOC110401433 gene encoding uncharacterized protein LOC110401433 isoform X2, whose product is MELGAPTAPAFVLSEQPSVLDASRSGLVLQDICKRLAGPSAELLSWPSHHDAKVQVKTLKEQYHREKCSPSISTLTFSRSAVMNSLR